A part of Larkinella insperata genomic DNA contains:
- a CDS encoding OmpA family protein: protein MIRGVLIVLGWALFFSPKATGQTVQWASSVVGFSSDGRGEAYTQQYRSSQILGKPNRLPRVGDNPCAWAPLYPDGPNDEWITVRFREAIPIRQIAIFQSGNPGAITQVLVIDGSGTENLVYKNTGAGSEAGQTPLLRVALNEQSLVANTVKVVMRPSLVKGPNQIDAIGISDTAEPINVTINVSKDAPKDLVKESLGPQINSRGQEVAPVIAPDGKTLYFTRGQHESNTGDPRSQDVWYSILQPNGEWGRAVNIGPPINTTADNAVSGMSPDGRTLYLINVYKPDGTVTYGLSKSTLGKNGWSFPTEVVISNNHNLHKNAYTEYAIVPDGKTIVLSVQRRNSIGNKDLYVSFLQPDQTWSEPISMGPVLNTAEYEGAPFVASDSRTLYFTSAGRPEYGNGDIFVSRRLDDTWTNWSEPENLGPNINTPEWDGYFTIPATGDYAYLSSIQNSMGGEDIFRLKLYPAVKPDPVAIVSGQVIDGLTKKPIAAEVLSTVTPGNKEQSRIKYDPETGDYKLLLPTQSNYNLTASREGYFPTTEPLDLSRDKRFREIRKTIVLTPIKTGQRVVLHEVLFEQSKAVLLSGSNAELDRVAQMLKDFPTMEIQVDGHTDNQGQWDLNMKLSQDRVRVVKEYLMGQGVADNRIQTKAWGPSKPIASNETEEKRRLNRRVEFTILKM, encoded by the coding sequence ATGATTCGGGGTGTTTTAATCGTGTTGGGATGGGCTCTTTTCTTTTCGCCGAAGGCTACGGGGCAAACCGTCCAGTGGGCCAGTTCGGTGGTGGGATTTTCCTCCGACGGGCGCGGTGAAGCCTACACCCAGCAGTACCGATCCAGCCAGATTCTGGGCAAACCCAACCGACTGCCCCGGGTGGGCGACAACCCCTGCGCCTGGGCTCCCCTCTACCCCGACGGTCCGAACGACGAATGGATTACGGTTCGCTTCAGAGAAGCCATTCCCATCCGGCAGATCGCCATTTTTCAGAGCGGAAACCCGGGTGCCATTACCCAGGTGCTGGTCATCGACGGTTCGGGAACGGAGAACCTGGTTTACAAAAATACCGGCGCTGGCTCGGAAGCGGGCCAGACGCCCCTGCTGCGGGTTGCGCTCAACGAACAATCGCTGGTGGCCAATACCGTTAAAGTTGTCATGCGGCCCAGCCTGGTCAAAGGCCCTAACCAGATCGACGCCATCGGGATTTCCGACACGGCTGAACCCATCAACGTCACCATCAACGTTTCGAAAGACGCGCCCAAAGACCTGGTGAAGGAAAGCCTGGGGCCGCAGATCAACTCCCGGGGCCAGGAAGTGGCGCCGGTGATTGCGCCGGACGGCAAAACGTTGTATTTCACCCGGGGTCAACACGAGAGCAATACCGGCGACCCGCGCAGCCAGGACGTCTGGTATTCCATCCTTCAACCCAACGGCGAGTGGGGCCGAGCCGTCAACATTGGCCCGCCCATCAACACCACCGCCGACAACGCCGTCAGCGGCATGTCGCCGGACGGCCGGACGCTCTACCTGATTAACGTGTACAAACCTGACGGTACGGTAACGTACGGTTTATCCAAATCGACGCTCGGTAAAAACGGCTGGTCGTTCCCGACGGAGGTGGTCATCAGTAACAACCACAACCTGCACAAAAACGCCTACACCGAATACGCCATCGTGCCCGACGGCAAAACCATTGTCCTCTCGGTTCAGCGCCGGAACTCGATTGGCAACAAGGACCTGTACGTGTCGTTTTTGCAACCCGACCAGACCTGGAGCGAACCGATCAGCATGGGTCCGGTGCTGAACACGGCCGAGTACGAAGGCGCACCGTTTGTGGCTTCCGACTCCCGAACCCTGTATTTTACCTCCGCCGGCCGGCCCGAATACGGCAACGGTGACATTTTTGTGAGTCGGCGGCTGGACGATACCTGGACCAACTGGTCGGAACCCGAAAACCTGGGGCCGAACATCAATACGCCGGAATGGGACGGGTATTTCACGATTCCGGCCACGGGCGATTACGCCTACCTCAGTTCCATCCAGAATTCAATGGGCGGGGAAGATATTTTCCGGTTGAAGTTGTATCCGGCCGTCAAACCCGACCCCGTCGCCATCGTGTCGGGTCAGGTAATCGACGGCCTGACCAAAAAACCGATTGCCGCCGAAGTCTTGTCGACGGTGACGCCCGGCAACAAGGAACAAAGCCGGATTAAGTATGACCCCGAAACGGGCGACTACAAGCTTTTGCTGCCAACCCAGAGCAACTACAACCTGACGGCCAGCCGCGAGGGCTATTTTCCAACCACCGAACCGCTCGACCTGAGCCGGGATAAACGGTTTCGGGAAATCCGGAAAACTATCGTGCTGACTCCCATAAAAACCGGCCAGCGGGTGGTGCTGCACGAGGTCCTCTTCGAGCAGAGTAAAGCCGTGCTGCTGAGCGGTTCCAACGCCGAACTCGACCGGGTAGCCCAGATGCTGAAAGACTTCCCGACGATGGAAATTCAGGTGGACGGACACACTGATAATCAGGGACAATGGGACCTCAATATGAAACTATCCCAGGACCGGGTTCGGGTAGTAAAGGAGTATCTGATGGGTCAGGGCGTCGCCGACAACCGGATTCAAACCAAAGCCTGGGGACCTAGCAAACCCATTGCCAGCAACGAAACCGAAGAAAAGCGCCGACTCAACCGCCGAGTTGAATTTACGATCCTGAAAATGTGA
- a CDS encoding glycosyltransferase family 39 protein translates to MSQNRRTSLFILSGIVLLAFVLRIYRSDTYGLFLDEKATILISQGIPIEGANQHDVFDKPNSPYFTPKEFWRPKTLADFNEAVSRSDIGHSPAYYAMLWSWIKVFGLSDLSIRFPSILFSTLTVLLVYFFVKRHIRLAPKTTDRLALISAFIATVEPLFIAHSHIARNYTMTFFLTLLATHVFLIIIEKEKARKASGRLYAGYGALVAISILSHYLSTTVFLSHGLYVLFFVRKWPVWTKLGLTFVVALSCVSLWMLFGGGQSTFGTLKYQAEFYRNLAETNPVNSGFGLILPATVPNVFWRALPIFADLVIFTNGLGTAIVGYRNFAVALLVGLLCIFVIHRYRNQRQTPQWVKFAIPALLLAGMLYYSIHPLQHLVLSAMLPFFYLLSLSLLEDFRPDDRPLLVFLIMLSLIPTLFLLLMAFRSGHTYGITQRYSGFSFPYVCILVALMIRKLFAQRLWFSLPLAAVLFIQAGFIALLLGQIYNDTAPKYTSFALTRSANPFWYSAQKIQELYTPGDTVLYPTLKRKEYTEIDKTGRPYDIIDAQMVNIYLPRDATYYQRIDTTERDKIVLVKGKTGQKITIFDLEGTKYRY, encoded by the coding sequence ATGTCTCAAAACCGTCGAACGTCTCTCTTTATCCTGTCCGGGATTGTCCTGCTGGCGTTTGTTCTTCGCATTTACCGTTCTGACACCTACGGACTTTTTTTAGACGAAAAAGCGACAATCCTGATCAGTCAGGGCATACCGATAGAAGGTGCCAATCAGCACGACGTCTTCGACAAGCCCAACTCTCCTTATTTCACGCCGAAAGAGTTCTGGCGTCCTAAAACGCTGGCCGACTTCAACGAAGCGGTTTCCCGAAGCGATATCGGCCATAGCCCGGCTTACTACGCCATGCTGTGGAGCTGGATCAAAGTGTTTGGCCTGAGCGACTTATCCATTCGCTTTCCGTCGATCCTGTTCAGCACCCTGACGGTTCTGCTGGTTTATTTTTTTGTCAAACGTCACATCCGGCTGGCTCCGAAAACCACCGACCGCCTGGCCCTGATCAGTGCGTTCATTGCCACCGTTGAGCCGTTGTTCATTGCCCATAGCCACATTGCCCGCAACTACACGATGACGTTCTTTCTGACGCTGCTCGCTACGCACGTCTTTCTGATCATCATTGAAAAAGAAAAGGCCCGAAAAGCCTCGGGTCGGCTTTATGCTGGATACGGTGCGCTCGTCGCTATTTCGATCCTTTCGCACTACCTGAGCACTACGGTATTTTTAAGCCACGGCCTGTACGTGTTATTTTTCGTCAGAAAATGGCCGGTCTGGACCAAACTGGGCCTTACGTTTGTCGTCGCCCTGAGTTGTGTTTCCTTGTGGATGCTGTTTGGCGGGGGGCAATCCACCTTCGGAACCCTGAAATACCAGGCTGAATTTTACCGCAATCTGGCCGAAACAAACCCGGTTAACAGCGGTTTTGGGCTGATTCTCCCGGCTACGGTTCCAAACGTTTTCTGGCGGGCACTGCCGATTTTCGCCGACCTGGTTATTTTTACTAACGGCCTTGGCACGGCCATTGTAGGCTACCGGAATTTCGCCGTAGCTCTCCTGGTTGGTCTGCTGTGCATTTTCGTCATTCACCGGTATCGGAACCAGCGTCAGACGCCCCAGTGGGTTAAGTTTGCGATCCCGGCGTTGCTTTTGGCAGGAATGTTGTACTACAGCATTCATCCGTTGCAACACCTGGTTCTGTCCGCCATGCTACCGTTTTTCTACCTGCTCAGTCTTTCCCTGCTGGAAGACTTCCGGCCCGACGACCGTCCGCTGCTTGTGTTTCTGATCATGCTGTCGCTGATTCCCACGTTGTTTCTGCTGCTGATGGCTTTTCGGTCGGGGCATACCTACGGCATTACGCAGCGGTATTCGGGCTTTTCGTTTCCATATGTGTGCATTCTGGTGGCGCTGATGATTCGGAAACTTTTCGCACAACGCCTTTGGTTCAGCTTGCCGCTGGCTGCGGTTCTGTTTATTCAGGCGGGATTTATCGCTCTGCTGTTGGGCCAGATCTACAACGACACGGCTCCCAAGTACACTTCGTTTGCCCTCACCCGCTCGGCAAACCCTTTTTGGTACTCGGCCCAGAAAATCCAAGAGCTGTACACACCCGGCGATACGGTTTTGTACCCGACCCTGAAACGCAAGGAATATACCGAAATCGACAAAACCGGCCGGCCGTACGACATTATTGATGCGCAGATGGTAAACATCTATTTGCCCCGGGATGCCACCTACTACCAGCGGATCGACACCACTGAACGGGACAAGATTGTACTCGTCAAAGGCAAGACCGGTCAGAAAATCACTATCTTTGACCTCGAAGGAACGAAATACCGTTACTAA
- a CDS encoding transketolase, translating to MTSPATTTNDITILSGQLRLKVLELYNMAHAGHIGCSLSCLDLMIATLILRKQPDDTFILSKGHAAAALYVCLNHLGEISDDQLQTFYKNGTTLPAHPAPNQHKGIPFATGSLGHGLPIAAGIAHANKLQGNPNAVFVLLSDGETNEGTTWEAAHYAMQQGLDNLVMLIDKNGLQGFGHTTDVFGDTADVTKWQAIGFEVVEADGHDVETLVATVDTLRLQANGKPKVIIAHTVKGKGVSYMENRLEWHYLPMNADLYEQAKADIHDRYFTA from the coding sequence ATGACTTCACCGGCAACAACTACGAACGACATAACAATCCTCAGTGGACAACTGCGGCTGAAAGTACTGGAATTGTACAACATGGCCCATGCCGGGCACATCGGCTGTTCGCTGAGCTGCCTGGATCTGATGATTGCGACGCTGATTCTTCGCAAACAACCGGACGATACGTTTATCTTGTCGAAGGGGCACGCGGCTGCGGCTCTGTACGTCTGCCTGAACCATTTGGGCGAAATTTCGGACGACCAACTGCAGACGTTTTATAAAAACGGTACCACCCTGCCCGCCCACCCCGCCCCCAACCAGCACAAGGGAATTCCGTTCGCCACCGGTTCGCTCGGCCACGGTCTGCCGATTGCTGCGGGCATCGCCCACGCCAACAAATTGCAAGGCAACCCGAATGCGGTTTTTGTTCTGCTTTCCGACGGCGAAACCAACGAAGGAACCACCTGGGAAGCCGCCCACTACGCCATGCAGCAGGGGCTGGACAATCTGGTGATGCTTATCGACAAGAACGGTTTGCAGGGCTTCGGGCACACTACCGATGTGTTTGGCGACACCGCCGACGTAACCAAATGGCAGGCCATCGGGTTTGAGGTCGTGGAAGCCGACGGGCACGATGTGGAAACCCTGGTGGCAACGGTTGACACCCTGCGGCTGCAAGCCAACGGCAAGCCCAAAGTTATCATTGCGCATACCGTGAAAGGCAAAGGCGTTTCGTACATGGAAAACCGGCTCGAATGGCATTACCTGCCCATGAACGCCGACCTCTACGAGCAGGCCAAAGCCGACATCCACGACCGGTATTTTACCGCATAG
- a CDS encoding NAD-dependent epimerase/dehydratase family protein, with product MSNQILPYRDSILQLKGPIFVFGASGFIGANLFDQIFQLRKDCYALTHDATKAWRLKLLNVPAENVIHCDILSHKSVQEVFSRYQPRTIFNLAAYGAYSKQKNVNLTYETNVNGTVNILENCTPDTAYIHAGSSSEYGFNCTAPKETDRVEPNSHYAVSKVSAAYLLEFYARVHGLRTLNLRLYSIYGGWEEPDRLIPRLVEEARKGTLPPLVSPDISRDFVYIDDCVEAFVKAALTVDKSISGRSYNIATGQKTTMRELVEETRQTFSLTVEPVWGSMGNRQWDLSDWYGDPAAANADLGWQARTPLTVGLQKTADWQVQHNYAERVLPAFANPTLNPVITAIIACYKDAQAIPIMYERLVRTFNEMKVRYEIIFVNDNSPDNQEEVIDAICAKDPNVIGISHSRNFGSQSAFLSGMEISTGDAVVLMDGDLQDPPEIIPKFYEKWQQGYDVTYGVRVQREMPAHVHFFYRTFYRLFKKMSYINIPVDAGDFSMIDQKVVRELVALPETEQFLRGLRAWVGFKQTGVDYVRPERMFGVSTNNWTKNIWWAKKAIFSFSFAPLELMSYAGFLLTGLSLLGILWQILAKFLIFPNTPAGLSTVIVLVMLFGGINLLGISFLGEYISKIFEETKKRPKFIRTKVRKGEQLYKTASEIRALVEARKTK from the coding sequence ATGTCTAACCAGATCCTACCGTACCGGGACAGCATCCTGCAACTAAAAGGACCCATTTTTGTCTTCGGAGCCAGCGGCTTTATCGGTGCCAATTTATTCGATCAGATTTTCCAGCTTCGGAAAGATTGCTACGCGCTGACCCACGACGCCACCAAAGCCTGGCGCCTGAAACTGCTGAACGTTCCGGCCGAAAACGTCATTCACTGCGATATTCTTTCCCATAAATCGGTGCAGGAGGTTTTTAGTCGCTACCAACCCCGCACGATTTTCAACCTGGCGGCTTACGGCGCGTACAGCAAGCAGAAAAACGTCAACCTGACCTACGAGACAAACGTCAACGGTACGGTTAACATCCTGGAAAACTGCACCCCCGACACGGCTTACATTCACGCCGGGAGCAGCTCGGAATACGGTTTTAACTGCACCGCCCCCAAAGAAACCGACCGCGTCGAGCCCAACAGCCACTACGCCGTATCGAAAGTTTCGGCGGCTTACCTGCTTGAATTTTACGCCCGCGTTCACGGTTTGAGAACCCTGAACTTACGGCTTTACTCCATTTACGGCGGCTGGGAAGAACCCGATCGGCTTATTCCCCGGTTGGTGGAAGAAGCCCGTAAAGGCACGCTGCCCCCGCTGGTTTCGCCCGACATCAGCCGCGATTTCGTGTACATCGACGACTGCGTGGAAGCCTTTGTCAAGGCGGCTCTGACCGTTGATAAGAGCATCAGCGGCCGGTCCTACAACATTGCCACGGGACAAAAAACGACCATGCGCGAACTGGTGGAAGAAACCCGCCAAACCTTCAGTCTGACGGTTGAGCCGGTCTGGGGCAGCATGGGCAACCGGCAGTGGGACCTCAGCGACTGGTACGGCGACCCGGCAGCGGCCAACGCCGACCTGGGCTGGCAGGCCCGTACGCCCCTGACGGTGGGCCTGCAAAAAACCGCCGACTGGCAGGTGCAGCACAACTACGCCGAGCGCGTGCTACCGGCTTTTGCCAACCCGACGCTCAACCCCGTCATCACGGCCATCATTGCCTGTTACAAAGACGCCCAGGCCATCCCGATCATGTACGAACGGCTGGTCCGGACGTTCAACGAAATGAAGGTCCGCTACGAGATTATCTTCGTCAACGACAACTCGCCCGACAACCAGGAGGAAGTGATCGACGCCATTTGCGCGAAGGACCCGAACGTCATCGGTATTTCCCACTCGCGGAATTTCGGCTCGCAGTCGGCGTTCCTGAGCGGGATGGAAATCTCGACCGGTGACGCCGTGGTGCTGATGGACGGCGATCTGCAGGACCCGCCCGAAATTATTCCGAAGTTTTACGAAAAGTGGCAGCAAGGCTACGACGTGACGTACGGGGTGCGGGTGCAGCGCGAAATGCCCGCCCACGTCCACTTCTTTTACCGCACGTTCTACCGGCTGTTCAAGAAAATGTCGTACATCAACATCCCGGTTGATGCGGGTGACTTTTCGATGATCGATCAAAAGGTGGTGCGCGAACTGGTGGCCCTGCCCGAAACCGAGCAATTTCTGCGCGGCCTGCGGGCCTGGGTCGGTTTCAAGCAAACGGGCGTGGATTACGTCCGCCCGGAACGCATGTTCGGCGTTTCGACCAACAACTGGACCAAAAACATCTGGTGGGCCAAGAAGGCCATTTTCTCCTTCAGCTTTGCCCCGCTCGAACTGATGTCCTACGCGGGCTTTCTTCTGACGGGTCTGTCGTTGCTGGGCATTCTGTGGCAAATTCTGGCCAAATTCCTGATTTTCCCCAACACGCCCGCCGGTCTTTCAACGGTTATCGTGCTGGTGATGCTGTTTGGCGGGATTAATTTGCTGGGAATTTCGTTTTTGGGAGAATACATCAGCAAGATTTTCGAAGAAACTAAAAAGCGGCCCAAATTCATCCGGACCAAAGTCCGCAAGGGCGAGCAACTCTACAAAACCGCATCCGAAATCCGGGCGCTGGTGGAAGCGAGAAAGACAAAATAA
- a CDS encoding transketolase: MRKEFSAAIERIAAHDERIIFITGDLGYNALESVATVLGPRFINAGVAEQNMVGVAAGMAYKGYKVFCYSIAPFAVYRCLEQFRNDVCLHNLPVFMVGNGGGYGYGIMGSTHHAIEDLACLSGLQNVKTWIPAFADEIDPFVDAIVAEGRPAYLRLGAGPKTPEGSETTGSFKKVVSSAQPKGTVVALGPVAANVLKALQTSDALGNQFDVYTALNLPLELPTDLGRQWAESQNLLVVEEHVSIGGLAQQLSVKLLENGLSFRQFVSLSAQGYPGGVYGDQSFHQQQSGLDAASIQEKLTAFL, encoded by the coding sequence ATGCGTAAAGAATTTTCAGCCGCCATTGAACGCATTGCCGCACACGATGAGCGCATCATCTTCATCACGGGCGATCTGGGCTACAACGCCCTGGAAAGCGTAGCCACGGTGCTGGGTCCGCGCTTTATCAACGCGGGCGTCGCCGAGCAAAACATGGTCGGGGTGGCGGCCGGTATGGCCTACAAAGGATACAAAGTGTTTTGCTACAGCATCGCGCCCTTTGCGGTCTACCGGTGTCTGGAGCAGTTCCGCAACGACGTTTGCCTGCACAATTTGCCGGTGTTCATGGTCGGCAACGGCGGGGGCTACGGCTACGGCATCATGGGTTCTACCCACCACGCCATCGAAGACCTAGCCTGCCTGAGTGGCTTGCAGAATGTCAAAACCTGGATTCCGGCTTTTGCCGACGAGATTGACCCGTTCGTGGATGCCATCGTAGCGGAAGGCCGTCCGGCTTACCTGCGCCTGGGCGCGGGGCCGAAAACGCCCGAAGGCAGCGAAACCACCGGCTCGTTCAAAAAAGTGGTCAGCAGCGCCCAGCCGAAAGGAACCGTGGTGGCGCTGGGCCCGGTAGCGGCCAACGTCCTGAAAGCCCTGCAAACCTCCGACGCCCTGGGCAATCAGTTTGACGTTTACACGGCGTTGAACCTGCCGCTTGAGCTGCCCACCGACCTGGGCCGGCAATGGGCCGAATCGCAGAATCTGCTGGTGGTGGAAGAACACGTGAGCATCGGCGGACTGGCGCAGCAGCTTTCGGTTAAATTGCTGGAAAATGGGCTGTCGTTCCGGCAGTTTGTAAGCCTGTCGGCCCAGGGATACCCCGGCGGGGTGTACGGAGATCAGAGTTTTCACCAGCAGCAATCGGGCCTGGATGCCGCTTCCATTCAGGAGAAGTTGACGGCTTTTTTGTAG
- a CDS encoding acyltransferase family protein, producing MLATETTHKEKNYLIQLDGLRFLAVTLVMIDHWMGERVHLPLGYFGVNLFFVLSGFLITRILINSKLTDDRLQRSHGHSLRQFYIRRSLRIFPIYYLTLFVLALIGFQAAREYLPWFLTYTQNFWIIIHQTWFGALDHLWSLAVEEQYYIFFPFLILFIPTRRIPALLITLIGISFLVRLYLYATQAPWMVQFVLMPTCLDAFGLGGVLAYLMVFRRDQFAKVAGNTGLLLLSLGLYALNVYLMMSTSPARNVFTDVFDRFFTSLFCFFIIGKGVLGYQGFMKSLLEHPISNYLGRISYGLYLFHNLVFNYYHTPANYVTVRAWNRLLRELPFLAETALEPFTMVLFFYGITVAVATVSWFVVEKPINGLKDRFAY from the coding sequence ATGCTCGCAACCGAAACTACGCATAAAGAAAAAAATTACCTGATTCAGCTGGACGGCCTGCGGTTTCTGGCCGTTACGCTGGTGATGATCGACCACTGGATGGGTGAACGGGTTCACCTGCCGCTCGGCTACTTCGGCGTCAACCTGTTTTTTGTCCTGAGCGGTTTTCTGATCACCCGCATTCTGATCAACAGCAAACTGACCGACGACCGGCTTCAGCGTTCGCACGGCCATTCGCTGCGGCAGTTTTACATCCGGCGAAGCCTGCGGATTTTCCCCATTTATTACCTGACGCTGTTTGTCCTGGCCCTGATTGGTTTTCAGGCGGCCCGCGAGTATCTCCCCTGGTTTCTGACCTACACCCAGAATTTCTGGATCATCATTCACCAAACCTGGTTTGGGGCGCTGGACCACCTCTGGTCGCTGGCCGTGGAAGAACAGTATTACATCTTTTTCCCGTTTCTGATCCTGTTTATTCCGACGCGTCGGATTCCGGCGTTGCTGATTACGCTCATCGGCATCTCGTTTCTGGTCCGGCTGTACCTCTACGCTACCCAGGCCCCCTGGATGGTGCAGTTCGTGCTGATGCCTACCTGTCTGGATGCCTTCGGGCTGGGCGGGGTGCTGGCCTATCTGATGGTTTTTCGGCGGGATCAGTTTGCCAAAGTGGCGGGAAACACGGGCTTGCTGCTGCTTAGTCTGGGTTTATACGCGCTGAACGTCTACTTGATGATGTCCACTTCACCGGCCCGCAACGTGTTTACGGACGTGTTCGACCGCTTTTTCACCTCGCTGTTTTGCTTTTTCATCATCGGCAAGGGGGTACTTGGTTACCAGGGTTTCATGAAATCGCTGCTGGAACACCCGATCAGCAACTACCTGGGCCGCATCAGCTACGGCTTGTATTTGTTTCATAACCTGGTTTTCAACTATTACCACACGCCCGCCAATTACGTCACCGTCCGGGCGTGGAACCGGCTATTGCGCGAACTGCCTTTTTTGGCCGAAACCGCACTGGAACCGTTTACGATGGTCCTGTTTTTTTACGGCATCACGGTCGCCGTCGCCACGGTATCCTGGTTCGTGGTTGAGAAACCCATCAACGGCCTGAAAGACCGGTTTGCGTATTGA
- a CDS encoding glycosyltransferase family 2 protein, which translates to MSLLLSIVMPAYNEEECIHEVVENWVDLLNRQFPTESTRLIVINDGSKDRTGAILDSLKPKYPNKLEVVHTPNGGHGNAVVRGYRHAVALGSEYVFQTDSDDQFITDDFSKLWAKRHESNFILGYRQIRFDAPARLVITRILKYSLFLIYGTYIKDSNIPFRLINGIYLKKLLEQLPDPTPFAPNIFLAVMARKAGEKTFDIPIVHKERQTGTVSILKWKLLKVCMQSFQELVEFRLALGSKVKALKTVHVTQPVKL; encoded by the coding sequence ATGAGTCTGTTATTATCGATTGTCATGCCGGCCTACAACGAGGAAGAATGCATCCACGAAGTTGTAGAAAACTGGGTCGACCTGCTGAACCGGCAATTTCCTACCGAAAGCACCCGCCTGATCGTCATCAACGACGGTTCCAAGGACCGTACGGGCGCGATTCTGGACTCATTGAAGCCCAAATACCCCAACAAACTGGAGGTGGTTCATACGCCCAACGGTGGTCACGGTAATGCCGTGGTGCGGGGATACCGCCACGCCGTCGCGCTGGGTTCCGAGTACGTTTTCCAAACCGACAGCGACGACCAGTTTATTACCGACGACTTTTCCAAATTGTGGGCCAAGCGGCACGAATCCAATTTTATTCTGGGTTACCGGCAGATCCGTTTCGACGCACCCGCCCGGCTGGTGATCACCCGAATTCTGAAATACAGCCTTTTCCTCATTTACGGAACGTATATCAAGGACAGCAACATTCCCTTCCGGCTCATCAACGGCATTTATCTCAAGAAACTTCTGGAGCAACTTCCCGATCCGACGCCCTTTGCTCCCAATATTTTCCTGGCGGTCATGGCGCGGAAAGCCGGTGAAAAAACCTTCGATATCCCCATTGTTCACAAAGAACGGCAGACCGGAACGGTTTCAATTCTGAAATGGAAACTGCTGAAAGTCTGTATGCAAAGCTTTCAGGAGCTGGTCGAATTCCGGCTGGCTTTGGGCTCCAAGGTGAAAGCCCTCAAAACCGTGCACGTAACCCAGCCCGTCAAACTGTAA
- a CDS encoding MFS transporter produces the protein MKNNPRVINAWCLYDWANSVHSLVIVSSIFPVYFSATALNEAGGNVIDFLGFPVKNSVLFSYSVSVSFLLIALLSPFSSALADYSGRKKSFMQFFCILGSVSCSLLYFFTQETTTFAVFCFILSLVGWGGSIVFYNSYLPEIATEDQIDRVSARGFTMGYIGSVVLMVFNLTMILFPQWYGGMSGAMASRISFLTVGIWWLGFSQLSFRYLPDSERRSNTATSGNWIFNGFRELKKVYAQVKKQALLKKFLLAFFVYNMAVQTVMYIATIFGSDELKLPAQSLIITILLIQLIAIPGAILFARLSGRFGNIYALMMAVTLWIGICVGAYYVMTENQFYALAVLVGLVMGGIQALSRATYSKLIPGDTQETASYFSFYDVTEKLSIVIGTLIYGLIEQVTGSMRNSVLALLALFVVGLLLLWRIPSQKVYRVHLETEEIS, from the coding sequence ATGAAAAACAACCCCCGTGTTATTAACGCCTGGTGTTTATACGACTGGGCCAATTCCGTGCACTCGCTGGTGATTGTTTCCAGCATTTTTCCGGTTTACTTCAGCGCCACGGCCCTGAACGAAGCGGGCGGCAACGTAATTGACTTCCTGGGTTTTCCGGTCAAAAACTCCGTGCTTTTTTCTTACTCGGTCTCGGTGTCTTTTCTGCTTATTGCGCTGCTGAGCCCGTTTTCGTCGGCGCTGGCCGACTACAGCGGTCGCAAAAAATCTTTCATGCAGTTCTTCTGCATCCTGGGCTCGGTCAGTTGCTCACTGCTCTACTTTTTCACGCAGGAAACGACCACCTTTGCCGTTTTTTGTTTTATTCTAAGTCTGGTCGGCTGGGGCGGCAGCATTGTTTTTTACAACTCCTACCTGCCCGAAATTGCCACCGAAGACCAGATCGACCGGGTGAGTGCGCGGGGCTTTACAATGGGCTACATCGGCAGTGTGGTGCTGATGGTTTTCAACCTGACCATGATCCTGTTTCCGCAGTGGTACGGCGGCATGTCGGGCGCGATGGCTTCCCGCATTTCCTTTCTGACCGTGGGCATTTGGTGGCTGGGTTTCTCCCAGCTTTCGTTCCGGTATTTGCCCGACTCGGAACGGCGCAGCAATACTGCTACCTCCGGCAACTGGATTTTCAACGGGTTTAGGGAGTTGAAGAAGGTGTATGCCCAGGTGAAGAAGCAAGCCCTGCTGAAGAAGTTTCTGCTGGCGTTTTTCGTCTACAACATGGCCGTTCAGACGGTGATGTACATTGCCACTATTTTCGGCAGCGACGAGTTGAAACTGCCCGCTCAAAGTTTGATCATTACCATCCTGCTCATCCAGTTGATTGCCATTCCGGGGGCCATTCTGTTTGCCCGTTTGTCCGGACGGTTTGGTAATATTTACGCCCTGATGATGGCAGTAACACTCTGGATTGGCATTTGCGTGGGCGCGTATTACGTGATGACCGAGAACCAGTTTTACGCGCTGGCGGTGCTGGTGGGTCTGGTGATGGGCGGCATTCAGGCCCTTTCGCGGGCTACCTACTCAAAACTGATTCCGGGAGATACGCAGGAAACAGCTTCTTACTTTAGTTTTTATGACGTTACCGAAAAGCTTTCCATCGTTATCGGAACGCTCATATACGGTCTGATTGAGCAGGTTACGGGGAGTATGCGCAACAGCGTTCTGGCGTTACTGGCCCTGTTTGTGGTGGGTCTGCTGCTCTTATGGCGAATTCCTTCACAAAAAGTTTACCGGGTGCATTTGGAAACTGAAGAAATCTCCTAA